The Dehalobacter sp. DCM sequence CGCAGGCAGGTAAATAATGTCCGGCCGCTCATCTTCGTGCAATGCTTCGATAGCTTTTTCTAATGGAATTTTCAAAGTTCCGCAGGCGACAATTACGTTAGACATTTTTCACCCCAAAATTCACTTAAATACATGGTACAAAGGATGATCATGGCTGGCAGGCCTTACGCCATGCTGCATACAGCTATATGCAACCAAAGCATCAACTGCCGCCATGGACGGCACTATTTCCGTTTGTTTGATTCCATACATAATAAAGTCGGCACCCAAAAGCTGCAGGCTGGTCGCCATACTGGTTTTAGTGGAAGCTACTTCAATCTTGTTATACATAGAAGCTTTCTTCCACCCGGTAATCACCGTATGGGTTGGTGAACAGCCGGCAGGATATCCATATTTGTCTTTGAGCATATATATTGCTTTAGCTGCCGGTCCCGGCTCCACTATGTCCAGTACGGCCATGTCAAGCATCAGTTTTTCAAAACCATAGGACTTAGCCCGTTCAATCAGTGCTTCTGCAATATCTACTCTGCCCTGAGCTGTTGGCTTCTTTGAATTGTTCAACATAACTACGGTAGCCTTCAAACCATGCTTTTTTACTTCTTTCAGTTCCTCATCTTTACTCTCAACGTTTACGGAATCAAACACTGCCCTGTCCTGTAAACCAAGCTTGGCAGCCATTTCCACTCCGGCAATTCTCACTTTGGCAACCGTCCCATCAATGATGAACGGCAGATCTGTGTTGCGTCCGATGAATTCAACATAGGCACGCATAGCATTTTCGCTGGCTCCGACAATATCTATCATCAGAGGAAGTTTAACTTTTTTGCACATATCATCAATTTTGTTAATCCAGCCAAGGGCTCCTTCTTGATCAAAAGTTCCCTTTTCTTCATCTTTAACAAGCTTGTCACCCTGATAAAAGATGCTTGCCATTAATACTGTCGGATGCTGTCCAGGTTGGCCGCCGATTGTAACATTTCCAATTTGATAAATTTTCTGTTCAGCTTTGAATTTGAACAAATCGTCCCCCCCTTTACTCGTACCGCCCAAATTTTTCTGCAGCTCTAACCATGGCCTCTACATTTTCCGGCGGTACATCAGCGGTAATTTCACAACCCGGTGACAGCATGTACTGTCCGCCTTCCTTGGCGGCAGTGATGATCTCTCCGCATTTTTCCTCTACTTCCTCTGCGGAAGCCTGGGGCAAAAAGACAATATGGTCTAGGTTTCCGGCGAAACCAAGCTTTCCGGCATATTTCTTTTTAAACTTAAGCATGTCTGTGTGGTGCCCTAAACTGACCATCTGCAGTTTTTCCATGTCAGACAGAGCATCCCCATTTACATCAAGATGATTATTTACTTTCCCGCACATGTGCAAAATGTTATATTCGTAGGTGAGCGCCTGCTTTAGATATGGGATGAAAAACTCGGTCATCGTTGCGGGAGCGAACATCTGCAGATCGTGTTCACAGATCACCAAGAAAGATGCCCCGGCTTCTTTTAATGCTTGGGCATACGCGTTCACTACTTCTGTGCTTTTCTGAATCAGGGCATGCATAAATTCTTTTTTATTGATACTTCTGATGAAATTCTCATAGGGAAATAGCTGCATTGAGAAGGTAAACGGCCCGGTTACATACGCACCTACCGGAACGTCTGTACTTTCCGCCAGGATCCTCGTCCCCTCTACAGTCACTTTTGAACCAGGAGCTTTAGCAAAATCCGGCATCTTAAAATTTTTAATATCTTCTTCTGTTAAAATAGGATTCTTCGTGATCCACGGGTATTTGTCAGGGGGATAAAAAAGTGTTCCGCCGCACGCTTCAACTACCGGCCAACTTGGTTCCACCTGGATCGCCACCGAATCATACTTGTACCGATTTAATGCCTTTAGGTGCGCCTCAGCTGCTCTCCTCGCATCCTTGTACATTACATCAAAAGTTAAACCCTGACTAACTCCTGCATGATCTCCAACCTGGGCAAGTACAGGTACCCGATCAGGTATCTTTCCGTCTAAAGTAGCAAAAACTCTCTCTCTCGAATTCATGTCTTAGTCACCTCACAGTTTATTTAGTAGATCTTTCCAGTCGTCTTCTTTCCCTTCTTGGATGTGATAACTGGAAGGAGTGGTCCCAACCTTTTGACTGAACACCTTGCTGAAATAATCGGGATCCTGAAATCCGGTTTCACGCG is a genomic window containing:
- a CDS encoding uroporphyrinogen decarboxylase family protein, producing MNSRERVFATLDGKIPDRVPVLAQVGDHAGVSQGLTFDVMYKDARRAAEAHLKALNRYKYDSVAIQVEPSWPVVEACGGTLFYPPDKYPWITKNPILTEEDIKNFKMPDFAKAPGSKVTVEGTRILAESTDVPVGAYVTGPFTFSMQLFPYENFIRSINKKEFMHALIQKSTEVVNAYAQALKEAGASFLVICEHDLQMFAPATMTEFFIPYLKQALTYEYNILHMCGKVNNHLDVNGDALSDMEKLQMVSLGHHTDMLKFKKKYAGKLGFAGNLDHIVFLPQASAEEVEEKCGEIITAAKEGGQYMLSPGCEITADVPPENVEAMVRAAEKFGRYE